The sequence GATCGTTTCCAACAACTCGGCGCATCCAGGTGGCGGCATCTGCGGCGAAGGTTGCTCAGCCAGCTTATTGGACTCGTAGACTTCCTTCGTGCCTTCCGCATAAACATCAGCTCTGGTTACATCGACGCGTGCCTTGAGGTCGGGGCGCAAAGTACCAAGCACATCGAGATACGCCAGAGCCTCCTGATGCCGGTCCACCGCGCCGAGGTCCTCCACGATTCTAAAGGCGGCTTCCTCGAACTGCGCGCTGTCGGGGTACTTCTTCGCATAAGCCTGGCCGGCGGTGATGGCTTCGGTGTATTTGCCGGCCGAGTGCGCGGTGTACGCCATCTGAAACAGGATGTCCTGCGCGTGCTCGGGTTACGCACCCCGGATGCTCTGGAACTGCTGATACGCCGCAGACCAATCGCCGGTCTGTTTGTAGTAGTCGCCGATCAGCAGGTCGGCTCGCGCCATATCGGTCTGAATCGTTGCCGCGCCGCGGCGCTGTTTCAGCAGGGCAAGGACATACTTCTCCTTGGCCGCGTCACCCTTGGCGTGGTACCGCATCGTCAGTTTGTGAAGCACCTCCGGCCAGCGGTAATCGGGACTGGTGGACGAAAGCAGTTCGAAAGAAGCGATGGCGTCGTCATCCATACTGGAGGACTCTTGAACAATGCCCGACCAGAACAGAGCCTGCTGTTGGAGATCGGCGGTGGGGTTGGCGGCCAGGATGGCCTTGTACTTGGCGAGGGCCTCGGTGGACTTTCCTACTTTGAAAAGGTGGTAGGCGGCGCCGAGGTCGGCTGATGTTGGTGCTGTCGTCTGCGCGCAAACGGGGCAGGCGAACAGCAGGGGAAGGGAGAGGGCCGTGAAAAGGCCCATGCGAACTCGCATAGCGTTCCTCCTCGCGATCAATAAGTGCGCATAGTGGCGTGTCTTAGTGGTCACATAGCGCGAGAAGAGCTTGGCTCATAAGAATTATACCCCCCCCGCCTACTTGTCAAGGATTCAAGAGTGCCACATGCGATTCACCGGCGCGGTAGACTGGCCAGCACGGAGGCCGGCCCTGTCTCCTGTCTCCTTCCGCCTGCTATCATTCACGTAGCGCGGACACTTCCGCACGAAGGGACCATATGCGACGCAACGTACTGATAGCGCTTAACAGCATCTACCTTCTGTTCGCGGGGGTCGTAATCGGCGTACCGCTGGGCATCGGCGCCATCGTCGCGCCGGTCGTGTTTCGGCATTTCGGCCAGGACAAAGCCTCGGCGGGCGCCATCGTGGGACGGGCCTTCGAGATGTCCGGCACGCTGTCCATCCTCATCCTGTCGTTGATGCTCGCGGTCGCGGCGGTCGAGTTCTCCTACAGGCGACGCACCAACACCAAACGCCTTCTGATCGTGCGGTGGGTCTTGAATCTGGTCCCGCTCCTCGTCAATCTGTACCTCACGGAGTCGCTGCTGCCGGTGATGAACCTGCGCCAACGCCTGGGTGACCAGAGGATGTTCATGGAACTCCACGGAGAATACCGGGCCTTGACGTGGGTCAGCATCGTGCTGTGCGCCGGCCTCATTGCGATCACCCAGGCGGTCAATATAGGCCCGCGCCGGGACGGCGGCCACCCCCGGCAGGTGTGATGATGGAAGCAGGATTCCTGGACGATCTCCGCGGCCTGCTGGCGCCGGACGCGGTTCTGGCCGAGGGCGCGGAGCGCGCGGTGTATGAATGCGACGCGTATACCGTGGAAAAAAGCGCCCCCAACGTCGTGGTGCTCCCATCCACCTCGGACGAGATAGTGTCCATCGTCCGCCTTTGCAACCGCCACGGCATCCCGTTCCTCGCGCGCGGCGCGGGAACCGGGCTCAGCGGCGGGGCTATCGCGCTTGGCCGCACGGTCATCATCGGCCTGGCCCGCATGAACCGCGTGATCTCGGTGGACGCGGTCAATCGTCGCGCCCGTGTGCAGGCCGGCGTCGTCAACGCGCGTGTCTCGAAGGCCGCCGCC is a genomic window of Armatimonadota bacterium containing:
- a CDS encoding DUF4149 domain-containing protein; translated protein: MRRNVLIALNSIYLLFAGVVIGVPLGIGAIVAPVVFRHFGQDKASAGAIVGRAFEMSGTLSILILSLMLAVAAVEFSYRRRTNTKRLLIVRWVLNLVPLLVNLYLTESLLPVMNLRQRLGDQRMFMELHGEYRALTWVSIVLCAGLIAITQAVNIGPRRDGGHPRQV